From the Cystobacter ferrugineus genome, the window CGCGCGTCTTCAACATGAGCCGCCCGGGACTGTCACCCGTTTTCACGCAGACGAACACGTCCAGGGCGGACGTCCTGCGTAGCGGCCCGGCCTGGTCCAAGCGTGCGGTTCCAGGTGACCTTCAGCCCGGTGAGTGTGGGTTTCATCTCGACTACCCTGACTCTCACCACCGCGGATCCACTCAACCAACCGGCGCCATGCCGTGAACGCGTCAGTCCGTCCAGGTAGAGCCAGTCGATGAGCCCCGCCCACGCCGCATCCGGGCCCTCAGGCGGCCGCCACGTGCGCGTTGGCGGAGTATGGCGCCAGCGCTCCGATGTGACCGGGCAGGGCTTTGACTCGCTCCAGCCATGCGGACACGGCGGGGGAGCGCTCCAGGGAGAAGCCGCCCTCGGGCGCCACGTGCGTGTACGCATACAGCGCGATGTCTGCGACGGTGGGACGCTCGCCCACGAGGAACGTGCGCCCGCGAAGGTGCCGCTCCAGGGCCGCGAGCGCCTCATGGCCTCGCTCCACGCGCAGGCGGAAGGTCTCCGGGTAGCGGGACGCGCGGCCCGTCAGGTGCCAGAAGCGCACGGTGCCCACGTTGGGCTCCAAGCTGTTCTGCTCGAAGAAGAGCCATTGGTCGACCTGGGCGCGCTCGAAGGCGTCCTCCGGCAGGTACCGGGTGCCCCGCGCGAGGTAGAGGAGGATGGCGTTGGACTCCGCCAGGAAGCGGCCCGGGTCGGGCTCGAGCACGGGGATGCGCCCGTCGGGATTCTTCCGAAGGAAGTCCTCCGTGCGGCTCTCGCCGGCGAAGATGTCCACGGGCACCAGCTCATAGGGCCTGCCCAGCCAGGAGAGCAGGAGCCGGACCTTGTAGCCATTGGCGGAGGGGAGATAGTCGTGGAGACGCATCGAAGCTCCAGGAGTGGGTGGCACGCGGGGCAGGATGGGGAGACACGCACCGGGCGGACCACCCGCTTCTTGCTACATTCGGTGGTGCGAGGGATCGCAAGAATCGGGTTGCTCCCGCGCGACCCGGTGGCCATACGCCCAGGTGCAGGTCGCTCAGAATGACTGTTCGCATGGCGAGGCCTCGTGAAGGAGATGGCGCTGTCAGGACTCACTTGCAGCTCATCCGCGTGAGCGCAGCCGGTTTCTCCGAGAGGGTCCGCTGACCAGCCAGGGCCCTGGGGGATTGGTGGGCCTGTCCGTGCCCGCGAGGGTCTTCTCCACGCCAGGCACCATGCTCTCAGGCAGGTTGGCTGGGTTTCGATGCCTCGTCCGCTCGCGGAAGATTTTCACCACCTCGCTTCACCACC encodes:
- a CDS encoding glutathione S-transferase family protein, with amino-acid sequence MRLHDYLPSANGYKVRLLLSWLGRPYELVPVDIFAGESRTEDFLRKNPDGRIPVLEPDPGRFLAESNAILLYLARGTRYLPEDAFERAQVDQWLFFEQNSLEPNVGTVRFWHLTGRASRYPETFRLRVERGHEALAALERHLRGRTFLVGERPTVADIALYAYTHVAPEGGFSLERSPAVSAWLERVKALPGHIGALAPYSANAHVAAA